Proteins encoded by one window of Lactobacillus paragasseri:
- a CDS encoding DUF771 domain-containing protein: protein MPELINKDALIVIFKPIIKALFDKEKEEAEGATINIDEFRKKYCGGKGQEWVRLYVFDKFKKEIDFENGGFVVNPHNGKKTIIFRKDAKKWIEENYHRIDWNASIKKDFGR from the coding sequence GTTATCTTTAAGCCGATTATCAAAGCTTTATTTGATAAGGAAAAGGAAGAAGCAGAGGGCGCAACAATTAACATTGATGAGTTCCGAAAAAAGTATTGCGGAGGTAAAGGTCAAGAGTGGGTAAGGTTGTATGTTTTCGATAAGTTTAAAAAGGAAATTGATTTCGAAAATGGTGGTTTTGTAGTTAACCCACACAACGGCAAGAAAACAATCATTTTTAGAAAAGACGCTAAAAAGTGGATTGAAGAAAACTATCACCGCATTGATTGGAATGCAAGTATTAAGAAAGATTTTGGGAGGT